A portion of the uncultured Draconibacterium sp. genome contains these proteins:
- a CDS encoding BspA family leucine-rich repeat surface protein produces MNKNFILLVSTFFLFIQVHAQSQKLNINSPSLSWSQFKSANVSQDFEKSIIQARPFILNPKLTNSEELVLGDTLMLDLFSDKHYTSVIREKYTIADHNTTFVAKLEGFDFAYCFLTISETNCLLNINIPELQEKYRTHLDLKDHTQYLTQIDEKLGDILPGGYLDSRLREVSKSGLQNENLKGLKFDNKQDISLESDAIRTAADDSVQIDILSLYTPAAKEWAENNGKNIDLLISQIFASCNIASENSKLGIHFNNVYSTQVDYTESGSSETDAYNLQDGQIPDVYELRDVTKADLVLLLEKIDDFGGMSTSLSNRNGDDTEVFSIVRVQQADDLNIGIHEIGHLLGAGHHKMQEPNPGPTWWNNTWFENTWSAGWNWTSESGDFCSIMTYSDGLFFSTGKIFSNVLNFSDPNILHDVQPTGDSLNADNARTIREVKSNVAKYREKENYDLPVVFTKNVSEQTKNGVVTGGIIISEGKSELSAKGMVWSTERMPTLEDNVINESSGLDNFESEIDGLVPGSMYYIRAYATNESGTEYGNQVVVLFNGGEERDFITLWKIPEGQNKLEFLLGRDDTVAYKWETVPAQDSGSGVFSEGFGLVEISDLPAGDTVRLRISSENLTRFCNFNENCPEDMIAPDRENLLNVEQWGTAMWKSMHGAFWECTNLDITATDIPDLQNTFSMYRMFSFCESLNAPENINLWNVSSIRDMSYAFYFAESFNQNIGDWDVSHVEKMKLMFNNAKSFNQDIGGWNVSKVKNMWDMFQHAENFNQYIGNWDVSNVTDMGQMFAGASKFNQPIGDWDVSSVSNMYGMFKEASTFNHEIGNWDVSNLVNMGLMFDGANQFNQYIGDWDVANVVNMEGMFSGAHDFNQDIGSWNVLKVTNMGIMFQGASSFNADISAWDVSSVTNMENMFFNASSFNYDLGEWDVSHVTNMRAMFKSALNFNQDLSSWNVSNVTNMFWMFKWARDFNQNLGKWDLTGVSNLEGMLDECGLDCVNYSKTLKGWFENENTPDSITLGAKNLHYSINVNNEREGLIVYKDWTITEDTVSEDCDFDPSDITSSDEKTILKSDIEVYPNPSSDELIVKYFENSTDIKYEIVSSLGSTLLAGKLTAELTEIQTTQLLPGIYIIRFVNNSFSKTEKIIKK; encoded by the coding sequence ATGAATAAGAATTTTATCCTTCTTGTATCAACATTCTTTTTGTTTATTCAAGTCCATGCACAGTCACAAAAATTAAACATTAATTCTCCTTCATTGTCCTGGTCTCAGTTTAAGAGTGCTAATGTTTCTCAAGACTTTGAAAAATCAATAATTCAAGCCCGGCCATTTATATTAAATCCAAAGTTGACAAATTCAGAGGAACTTGTTCTTGGAGATACTCTTATGTTGGATTTGTTTTCAGATAAACACTACACCTCAGTAATACGAGAAAAATATACTATCGCCGATCATAATACAACATTTGTTGCAAAATTAGAGGGATTTGATTTTGCCTATTGTTTCCTTACTATATCAGAAACCAACTGTTTGTTAAATATCAACATACCCGAATTGCAAGAAAAATATAGAACCCACTTGGATTTAAAAGATCACACTCAGTACCTGACTCAGATTGATGAAAAACTAGGTGACATCTTACCAGGTGGGTATCTCGATTCAAGATTACGTGAAGTCTCGAAGAGTGGTTTGCAGAATGAAAATTTGAAAGGTCTTAAATTTGATAACAAACAAGACATCAGTTTAGAGTCAGATGCTATTAGAACTGCAGCAGATGATTCAGTTCAAATTGATATTTTATCTCTTTATACTCCGGCAGCAAAAGAATGGGCTGAGAATAACGGTAAAAATATTGATTTGCTTATTTCTCAAATATTTGCTTCGTGTAATATAGCATCTGAAAATAGTAAGCTAGGTATACATTTTAATAATGTTTATTCTACTCAGGTAGATTACACTGAATCGGGGAGTTCAGAAACAGATGCATATAACCTTCAAGACGGCCAAATTCCAGATGTTTATGAATTAAGGGATGTTACAAAAGCTGATTTGGTATTACTATTGGAAAAAATCGATGATTTTGGTGGTATGTCTACGTCATTATCCAACAGAAATGGTGATGATACTGAAGTGTTCTCGATTGTTCGTGTTCAGCAGGCAGATGATTTAAATATCGGGATTCATGAAATCGGACATCTGCTTGGAGCAGGGCATCATAAAATGCAAGAACCTAACCCCGGACCAACCTGGTGGAACAATACCTGGTTTGAAAACACTTGGTCGGCAGGTTGGAATTGGACCAGTGAATCAGGTGATTTTTGTAGTATAATGACTTACAGTGATGGTTTGTTTTTTTCAACTGGTAAAATCTTTAGTAATGTACTTAATTTTTCCGATCCCAATATTTTACATGATGTGCAACCAACAGGTGACTCATTGAACGCAGATAATGCACGGACCATTCGTGAGGTAAAAAGCAATGTTGCAAAATACCGGGAGAAAGAAAATTATGATTTGCCAGTTGTTTTTACGAAAAATGTATCAGAGCAAACAAAAAATGGTGTTGTTACAGGAGGTATTATCATTAGTGAAGGAAAATCGGAACTCTCTGCAAAAGGAATGGTTTGGAGCACAGAACGTATGCCAACTTTAGAGGATAACGTCATCAACGAAAGTTCCGGTTTGGACAATTTCGAAAGTGAGATTGATGGTCTTGTGCCAGGTTCAATGTATTATATTCGGGCTTACGCAACCAACGAATCCGGAACGGAATATGGGAACCAGGTGGTAGTACTATTCAATGGAGGAGAAGAGCGAGATTTTATTACGCTGTGGAAGATTCCTGAAGGACAAAATAAATTAGAATTCTTACTTGGTAGAGATGATACTGTTGCCTATAAATGGGAAACTGTGCCTGCTCAGGATAGTGGAAGTGGTGTTTTTTCTGAAGGTTTTGGATTGGTAGAGATTTCTGATTTACCTGCAGGAGATACCGTACGTTTACGTATTTCTTCAGAGAATTTAACTCGCTTTTGCAATTTTAATGAAAATTGTCCGGAAGATATGATAGCACCAGACCGGGAGAATCTTCTGAATGTAGAACAGTGGGGAACGGCGATGTGGAAAAGTATGCATGGAGCTTTTTGGGAGTGCACGAATCTTGACATAACAGCAACTGATATTCCCGATCTTCAAAATACTTTTAGCATGTATCGAATGTTTTCTTTTTGTGAGTCGCTAAATGCACCTGAAAACATAAATCTATGGAATGTGTCTTCCATACGCGACATGTCCTATGCTTTTTATTTTGCAGAGTCGTTTAATCAAAATATTGGTGATTGGGATGTTAGCCATGTGGAAAAAATGAAATTAATGTTTAATAATGCAAAAAGTTTTAACCAGGATATAGGTGGTTGGAATGTATCAAAGGTTAAAAATATGTGGGATATGTTTCAACATGCTGAAAATTTTAACCAGTATATAGGCAACTGGGATGTCTCAAATGTTACTGATATGGGACAGATGTTTGCAGGTGCATCAAAATTTAATCAGCCAATTGGCGATTGGGATGTATCCTCTGTAAGTAATATGTATGGCATGTTTAAAGAGGCAAGTACCTTTAACCACGAAATCGGTAATTGGGATGTTTCTAATTTAGTTAATATGGGGCTCATGTTTGATGGCGCAAATCAGTTCAATCAATATATTGGCGATTGGGATGTTGCTAACGTTGTGAACATGGAAGGAATGTTTTCCGGTGCACACGATTTTAATCAAGACATTGGTAGTTGGAACGTGTTGAAAGTGACCAATATGGGCATAATGTTTCAAGGTGCTTCTTCTTTTAATGCAGACATTAGTGCATGGGATGTCTCAAGTGTAACGAATATGGAAAATATGTTTTTCAACGCGTCTTCATTTAATTACGATTTGGGGGAGTGGGATGTTTCACATGTTACCAATATGAGAGCCATGTTTAAATCAGCTTTAAATTTTAATCAGGATTTAAGTAGTTGGAATGTTTCTAACGTCACTAATATGTTTTGGATGTTTAAATGGGCAAGAGATTTTAATCAAAATCTTGGGAAGTGGGATTTAACAGGAGTATCTAATTTGGAAGGGATGTTGGATGAATGTGGTTTAGATTGTGTTAATTATTCAAAAACATTAAAAGGGTGGTTTGAAAATGAGAACACACCTGACAGCATTACCTTAGGGGCTAAAAATTTACACTACAGTATAAATGTAAACAATGAAAGAGAAGGGCTAATTGTATACAAGGATTGGACAATTACAGAAGATACTGTTTCTGAAGATTGTGATTTTGATCCATCAGATATAACAAGTAGTGATGAAAAGACCATATTGAAGTCTGATATTGAGGTCTATCCAAATCCATCCTCAGATGAGTTGATTGTTAAGTACTTTGAAAATTCAACGGATATTAAATATGAAATTGTTTCATCATTGGGCAGCACTTTATTAGCAGGGAAGTTGACTGCTGAGTTGACTGAAATTCAGACAACACAATTACTTCCTGGGATCTATATAATCAGATTCGTAAATAACTCCTTTAGTAAAACAGAAAAAATAATCAAAAAATAA
- a CDS encoding DUF5063 domain-containing protein, translating to MDQIVYSKNVVEFVTVANEYCSTIENVSHLTAQENLAKLQKLLPLLYLKASVVEKIEMEMDEELEKFVSELDYNMLHQKWLQLLGENDGFYEVFDPNIQFGEETVRASVSENLLDIYQDLKDCITNYSIGNEEVMNDAISECIYHFEEFWGQQLVNVMRAVHMLVYSGADFSEKSSNEDVVPGKGNPEWLDKFWGTDQEEE from the coding sequence ATGGATCAGATCGTATATTCAAAAAATGTAGTTGAATTTGTAACAGTGGCTAACGAGTACTGTTCTACCATCGAGAATGTTTCGCATCTCACTGCACAAGAGAATCTTGCAAAGTTGCAGAAATTGCTGCCATTGCTCTATTTGAAGGCTTCGGTTGTTGAGAAGATTGAAATGGAGATGGACGAAGAACTGGAGAAATTTGTAAGCGAACTCGACTATAATATGTTGCATCAGAAATGGTTGCAACTGCTGGGCGAAAACGATGGATTTTACGAGGTTTTCGATCCCAATATTCAGTTTGGAGAAGAAACGGTACGGGCGAGTGTTTCCGAAAATCTGTTGGATATTTACCAGGATTTGAAAGATTGTATCACGAATTACAGCATTGGTAACGAAGAAGTAATGAACGATGCTATTTCGGAGTGTATTTATCATTTCGAGGAGTTTTGGGGGCAGCAGTTGGTAAATGTTATGCGCGCTGTGCACATGCTGGTGTACAGTGGTGCCGATTTTTCGGAAAAGAGTAGTAATGAAGATGTGGTTCCGGGAAAAGGGAATCCGGAGTGGCTGGATAAATTCTGGGGAACCGATCAAGAAGAGGAATAG
- a CDS encoding 3'-5' exonuclease, with the protein MFKESISNEELTDLPLKRFEGQIILVDSLQKVKYALEELNGASIIGFDTETKPSFKKGVVNKVALLQLSTKNKAFLFRINRIGLPREIVELLANENVIKPGVAIRDDIKGLQEFVPFKPGGFVELQDEAKEMGIQNFSLKKLTAIACGFRISKGQQLTNWEASELTEAQQYYAATDAWAALEIFENFSKN; encoded by the coding sequence ATGTTTAAAGAAAGTATTTCAAACGAAGAATTGACTGATTTGCCTTTAAAACGTTTTGAAGGCCAGATCATTTTAGTCGATTCGCTGCAAAAGGTAAAATACGCTCTTGAGGAGCTAAACGGAGCCAGCATTATTGGCTTTGATACCGAGACAAAACCTTCGTTTAAAAAAGGTGTGGTTAACAAAGTGGCTTTGCTGCAGTTGTCTACCAAAAACAAAGCTTTTTTGTTCCGGATTAACCGCATTGGTTTGCCGCGCGAAATTGTGGAATTACTGGCCAACGAAAACGTTATAAAACCGGGTGTTGCAATCCGCGATGACATTAAAGGACTACAGGAATTTGTACCTTTTAAACCGGGTGGTTTTGTTGAGTTGCAGGACGAGGCCAAAGAAATGGGCATTCAGAATTTCAGCCTGAAAAAACTAACGGCTATTGCCTGTGGTTTCCGCATTTCAAAAGGGCAGCAGTTAACCAACTGGGAGGCCAGCGAATTAACCGAAGCACAACAATATTATGCAGCTACCGACGCGTGGGCTGCATTGGAAATTTTCGAGAACTTTTCAAAAAATTAA
- a CDS encoding class I SAM-dependent rRNA methyltransferase, whose translation MAKEFVKVVLKSGKDQSVLRFHPWVFSGAIKKMYGTPAEGDLVKVYSNKDQFLGIGHYQVGSIAIRIVSFEEVEPDYDFWRSKIESAWNLRKMTGFDYNPETNVFRLIHAEGDGMPGLIVDFYNGTAVMQMHSIGMYLIREELVKALQEVMGDKLKAVYNKSEKTLPFKADVKSEDGYLFGSESETEVQEYGLRFKVDWEKGQKTGFFVDQRENRKLVQDYSKGRDVLNMFCYTGGFSFYAMQGDAKSVHSVDASAKAIDLTDENVELNFPGDERHKSTVIDGFEYLKDIQDKYDLIILDPPAFAKHRKTLPQALKGYKRINTRAFEQIRRGGILFTFSCSQVVSKEKFREAVFSAAAIAGRNVRILHQMSQPVDHPVNIYHPESEYLKGLVLYVE comes from the coding sequence ATGGCAAAAGAGTTTGTCAAAGTTGTATTAAAGTCGGGTAAAGACCAGTCAGTACTGCGTTTTCACCCATGGGTATTCTCCGGAGCCATTAAAAAAATGTATGGAACGCCTGCCGAGGGCGACCTGGTAAAAGTGTATTCCAACAAAGATCAGTTTTTGGGAATTGGCCACTACCAGGTGGGATCAATTGCCATTCGAATTGTTTCGTTCGAAGAAGTTGAACCGGATTACGATTTCTGGAGAAGTAAAATAGAAAGTGCGTGGAACCTGCGTAAAATGACAGGATTTGATTACAATCCCGAAACCAATGTTTTTCGTTTGATCCATGCTGAAGGCGATGGAATGCCGGGACTGATCGTTGATTTTTATAACGGAACAGCGGTGATGCAAATGCACAGTATTGGCATGTACCTCATTCGCGAAGAACTGGTGAAAGCCTTGCAGGAAGTGATGGGCGACAAGTTAAAAGCCGTTTACAATAAAAGTGAAAAAACATTGCCGTTTAAAGCTGATGTAAAATCGGAAGACGGTTATTTGTTTGGTTCGGAATCAGAAACAGAGGTACAGGAATATGGGCTGCGTTTTAAAGTAGATTGGGAAAAAGGGCAGAAAACCGGATTCTTTGTCGACCAGCGCGAAAACCGAAAACTGGTGCAAGACTACTCAAAAGGCCGCGATGTCCTGAACATGTTCTGCTACACCGGTGGTTTTTCGTTTTATGCCATGCAGGGCGATGCAAAATCGGTACACTCGGTTGATGCATCGGCAAAAGCAATCGACCTTACCGATGAAAATGTGGAGCTGAACTTTCCGGGCGATGAGCGACATAAATCAACAGTGATCGATGGTTTTGAATACCTGAAAGATATTCAGGATAAATACGATCTGATTATCCTTGATCCGCCGGCATTTGCAAAGCACCGCAAAACATTGCCACAGGCGTTAAAAGGTTATAAACGTATAAACACCCGCGCTTTCGAGCAAATTCGTAGAGGCGGAATCCTGTTTACTTTCTCCTGTTCGCAGGTGGTATCGAAAGAGAAATTCAGGGAAGCCGTATTTTCCGCAGCAGCCATTGCCGGACGAAATGTTCGAATTCTGCACCAGATGAGCCAGCCTGTTGATCACCCGGTGAATATTTACCACCCTGAAAGTGAATACCTGAAGGGACTGGTTTTATATGTTGAATAG
- a CDS encoding phosphoadenylyl-sulfate reductase yields MSKQQFTDKYNTQLEGKSIVEKLQFLVEQHPGKVVFTTSFGYEDQVITDIIFKNDLPIKVVTLDTGRLFPETYKVYRSTLEKYNKPIKAYFPPTEEVEKLLDEKGPFSFYESLENRKECCYIRKVIPLKRALIGNEIWITGLRASQSDNRSDMKFFEYDEGNDIVKFNPLMEWSLEETIDWVKKYNVPYNVLHDKGFVSIGCQPCTRAIQPDEDFRAGRWWWEQGSGKECGLHSVKK; encoded by the coding sequence ATGAGCAAACAACAATTTACCGACAAGTACAACACCCAGCTGGAGGGAAAATCGATTGTTGAAAAATTGCAATTCCTGGTGGAACAACACCCGGGGAAAGTGGTTTTTACTACCAGCTTTGGATACGAAGACCAGGTAATTACCGATATTATTTTTAAAAACGACCTGCCCATAAAAGTAGTTACTTTAGACACAGGCCGTTTATTCCCTGAAACGTATAAAGTATACCGCAGCACACTTGAAAAATACAACAAGCCGATTAAAGCGTATTTTCCACCAACAGAAGAAGTTGAAAAACTATTGGATGAAAAGGGACCTTTCAGTTTTTACGAGTCGTTGGAGAATCGCAAAGAGTGTTGTTACATACGTAAGGTAATTCCATTAAAACGTGCTTTAATAGGAAACGAAATATGGATTACCGGTTTGCGTGCATCGCAAAGTGATAACCGAAGTGACATGAAATTTTTTGAGTACGATGAAGGAAACGACATTGTAAAATTCAATCCGTTAATGGAATGGAGCCTGGAAGAAACTATCGACTGGGTGAAAAAATACAATGTACCCTACAATGTGCTGCACGACAAAGGTTTTGTAAGCATTGGCTGCCAGCCATGTACACGCGCCATTCAACCCGACGAAGATTTCCGTGCCGGACGTTGGTGGTGGGAGCAGGGCTCAGGAAAAGAATGCGGTCTGCATTCTGTGAAAAAATAA